The following nucleotide sequence is from Pseudonocardia abyssalis.
GAGACCGGTGTCGAGCAGGCGCGACCACGGGTAGACGGCGAACACGTGGAAGCCGTGGTCCCCGGACGCACCGGACAGCAGGTCCGGCGTCAGGTGGCCCCAGTAGTGCCCCGCCTGCGGCCCGATGATCTCCAGCAGGTCCGTGCCGAACCGGGCCCCGTCGACACCGGTGTCGCGGCCCAGCCAGTACGCCTCGACCAGCCGGGCGTCCAGGGGGTCCGCGGTGCCGGTGAGCCGGGCGAGCACCCGCAGGTAGGGCCACGCCCCGGAGAACCGGGTCGCGGCCGCCCGGACCTCCCGCTCCGTCGACCCCAGCCCGGTGGGCGGCCCGCAGAACCCCAGCGCGTTGGGGGCCAGCGCGTAGCGGGCGAAGAGCTCAACCCCCGCTGACAAGCTGGACCGCCTCCCGGTGCATCCGCCCGAAGTTGTAGTACGCCGCGCACGCCCCCTCGGGCGAGACCATGCACGTCCCGATCGGCGTCTCCGGCGTGCAGGCGGTGCCGAACACCTTGCACTCCCACGGCTTGAGGACCCCCTTGAGCACCTCCCCGCACTGGCACGCCTTCGGGTCGGCGACGCGGACACCGGGCATCGCGTAGCGGATCTCGGCGTCGAACTCCGCGAAGTCGTCGTGCAGCCGCAGCGCGCTCTGGGAGATGAAGCCCAGGCCGCGCCACTCGAAGTGCGGCCGCAGCGAGAAGACCTGCCCGAGCAGCGCGAGCGCCGCCGGGTTCCCGTCCTCGTGGACCACCCGGGAGTACTGGTTCTCCACCTCGCAGCGGCCCTCCCGGAGCTGGGTGAGCAGCATCGCGACCGAGGCGAGGATGTCCAGCGGCTCGAACCCGGCCACGACGATCGGCTTGCCGTAGGTCTCGGCGACGAACCGGTAGGGCCGGTTCCCCACCACCGTCGACACGTGCCCCGGGCCGAGGAACCCGTCGAGGCGCAGGTCGGGCGAGTCGAGGATGGCCTTGAGCGGCGGCACGATCGTGACGTGGTTGCAGAACACCGAGAAGTTCGTGACGCCCAGCTCGCGGGCCCGCACGAGCGTCACGGCCGTCGACGGTGCGGTGGTCTCGAAGCCCAACGCGAAGAACACGACCTGCTTGTCCGGGTTGCGCGTGGCGAGGGTGAGCGCGTCGAGCGGGGAGTAGACGAACCGGACGTCGGCGCCGCGGGCCTTCGCGTCGAGCAGGCTCCCCCGCGACCCGGGCACGCGCATCATGTCGCCGAAGCAGGTGAAGATCACCCCCGGCTGCTCGGCGAGCCACATGGCGTCGTCGACGCGGCCCATCGGGATGACGCACACCGGACAGCCCGGCCCGTGCACCAGCTCGACGTTCGACGGGAGCAGGTGCTCGATGCCGTGGCGGTAGATGGTGTGGGTGTGCCCGCCGCACACCTCCATGAACTTGTAGTGGCGGCCGGACTCCGCGAGCACCTCGATCGCGCCCAGCAGCTTCCGGGCGGCGGCCGGGTCGCGGAACTCGTCGACGAACTTCATGCCGGACTCCCCCTGAACGCGTCGAGCTCGTCGGTGTAGGCGTCGCCGAGCTTCTGCACGGCGGCCAGCGTCAGCAGCGCCTCGGCCTCGTCGATCCGGGCCATGGCGAACCCGACGTGGACGAGCACCCAGTCGTCGGGTTCGGGCATGTCCCGCTCCAGCAGGCGGACGCTGATCGTGCGCTGCACGCCGCTGACGTCCACCTTCGCCATGCAGTTCGCGGCGTCGGTGATCGCGACGATCCTCCCCGGGATCCCCAGGCACATGTCGGTCCCCTCTCAGCAGATTCTCGGCAGGGGGTCGCCGACGAGCATGTCGACGATCCGGGTGCCCCCGAAGGCGGTGCGCAGCACGACCGTGGAGGCCGGCTGCGCGGTGATCTCGCCGATCACGACGGAGTCGGCGCCCAGCGGGTGCGACCGCATCGCGGCCAGCGCGGCGTCGGCCTCCTCCGGGGCGACGACCGCGAGGAACTTGCCCTCGTTGGCGACGTAGAGCGGGTCGATGCCGAGCATCTCGCAGGCCCCGTTGACGACCGGGCGCACCGGCAACGACTGCTCGTCGAGGACGACGCCGAGACCGGTGTCCTGCGCGAGCTCGTTGGCGACGGTGCCGACGCCGCCGCGGGTGGGGTCGCGCAGCCAGCGGGTGCCGGGGGCGGCGGCCAGCAGCGCCTCGACGACGCCGTGCACCGGTGCGGTGTCCGAGGCGATGTCGGCCTCGATCGCGAGGTCGCCGCGGGCGAGCATGACGGCCATGCCGTGGTCGCCCATCGTCCCGGACAGGATCAGCCGGTCGCCGGGACGCACCGCGGGGAACCTCCGCCCGGCCGGGATCACCCCGACCCCCGAGGTGGTGACGAACAGGCCGTCGGCAGCTCCGCGGGGCACGACCTTGGTGTCGCCGGTGACGATCCGCACGCCCGCCGCGGCGGCTGCCGACGCCATGTCGGCGACGATCTCCTTCAGCTCCGCGACCCCGAAGCCCTCCTCCAGCACGAACGCCGCCGAGAGCCACTGCGGCACCGCCCCGGAGCAGGCCAGGTCGTTGACGGTGCCGTGTACGGCGAGGTGGCCGATCGAGCCGCCGGGGAAGCGCAGCGGCTGCACGACGAACGAGTCGGTGGAGAACGCCAGCCGCTCCCCGGACGGCGTCGTGAGCACGGCCCCGTCGCCCAGCTCGTTGTGGAACGCCTCCACGAACACGGCGTCGACGAGTGCGGCCGAGGACTTGCCGCCCGCCCCGTGCGCCAGCGTCACGATCTCGTCGCGCAGCCGCGGGCGGCGGCGGCGGAACGCCTCGATCCGCTCGATCACCTCGCCCTCGGCGAAGCCCGGGCCCGAGCTCAGGTAGTCGGCGGCGGTCACTGGTCCCCCATGCGGTCGTGGACGGTGGCCCAGAGCTGGTAGCCCAGCAGGGCCTGCGCCTCCTGGATGCGGTGGACGCTCTGCGAGTCGACGGTGAAGCAGACGTCGACGTCCGGGCTCTCGGCGAACCGCCCGCCGTCGTACCCGGCGAACCCGACGGTGAACATCCCGCGGGTGCGGGCCTCCCGGAACGCGGCCACCAGGTCGCGGGAGCTGCCGCTGGTGGACAGGGCGACCGCCATGTCACCGGGGCCGCCGCGGGCCATCAGCTGCCGGGCGAACACCAGGTCGAACCCGACGTCGTTGCCCAGCGCCGTGAGGACCGCCTGGTCGGCGGTGAGCGACCACGCGGGCAGCGGCGCGTGCAGCGGCGGGCGGGCGAACAGCCCGGCGAGGGTCGTCGCGTCGGTGGAGCTGCCGCCGTTGCCGAAGCAGAACAACCGCCCACCCGCGGCGAACCGCCGGGCCATCTCCACCGCGGCCCGATCGAGGTCGGCGGCGCACGCGGCCAGCGTCGAGGCCCGCAGCGCCGCGCTCTGCAGCGCCTTCGACCGCGCCGACGCGGCGAGGTCGCGCAGCAGCGCGTCCCGGTCACGCTCCCCGGCGTCGAGGAAGGGGTAGAGGAAGCCGGTCACGCCGTCACCCGCGAGATCGCCGTACCGGCGTGGACGAGCAGCAGGTCACCGGGCGCGACCGCCCCGACGAGCATCGTCTCGACGTCCTCGACGCCCGTGGCGGTGCGGACCCGCCCGGGGCCGACGACCTCGCCGAGCCGCCCCTCGTCGGAGCAGGTGATGCAGACCTCGTCCGCGCACTCCTGCGTCGTCAGCAGGCCGGGGTGCTCGAAGCACACATGCGTCAGCTCCCAGAGCAGATGGTAGATCAACACGAAGCCGCCGGTGGCCGGCAGCCGGGGGTCGGGGTCCTCGAGCCACAGGACGTGCCCGGCAGCGCCGTCGGGCGGACGGACGCCGCTGCCGATCCAGAGGGTGTCGACGCCCCAGGCCGGGGCCCGGAGCATCACCTCGCGCACGGCGGGCTCGGCGGCGGCGGCCACGGCGAGCACGACGTCACCGGGGCGCACCGAGACCCGGGTGGTGGCGACGAGCCCGGGCCCGGTCAGCGCCACCGCGGGCAACGCCTTCTTGCCGACGATCACCGGGTGCACGAACTCGACCGCGACGTGCTGGGCGTGCGGCTCCCAGTCCGGCGCGAGGCACCACAGCGTGGCCCCGGCGGCGAAGCTGCGGGCCAGCGACAGCGCCGCGGCCGCGAGGTCGTCGGAGAGGTCCTGGTCCAGCGCGGCGGTCACGGTGCCCCGTCCAGGATGCCGTAGTCGACCATCGTCGCCAGCGTGACGCGGGCGGAGTCCTCGTCGATGCGCGTCAGCGCGAAGCCCGCGTGGGCGATCGTGTAGTCGCCGATCCGCAGGTCCGGCAGGTAGGCCAGGCACAGGCGCCGCACCTCCGGACCCGATTCCGCCGATCCGGGGAACTCGACGTGCGCCATCCGCGCACCGCTCGGCTCGTCCCAGATCTCCGCGATCCGGCCGGGAACCCCCAGACACATGGCTCAGCCCTCCTCGTTGGCGTGCATGACGGCGACGGCCGCCTGACCGAGCGCGAGCCCGCCGTCGTTCGGTGGGACGAGGCGGTGGGTGAGCACCGTGAACCCCGCGTCCTGCAACCGCTGCCGCGTCATCCGCAGCAGCAGCACGTTCTGGAACACCCCGCCGGTGAGCCCGACCAGCCGGACACCGGCCGACACGCGCGTCACCGTCTCGGCGACGGCGTCGGCGACGGCGACGTGGAACGCGAGCGCCAGCTCGGGCACGGGCACCCCGGCGCGGAGCCCGTCGACGAGCCCGCGGAGCAACGGAGCCGGGTCCAGCACGCCGCCCGCTACCCCCGTCCCCGTTGCAGCATGGCCACCTTCACGCCATCTCGTTGCGGGAAGGTGGCCATGCTGCGACTCCGGGGCCGCCGCCAGCGCCTCCAGCTCCATCGCCGCCTGGCCCTCGTGGGTGACCTCGTGGCGGACGCCGAGCAGGCTCGCGACGGCGTCGAACAGCCGGCCCATGCTGGTGGTCGGGACGCAGGCGGCGCCGGAGGCGAGCTGGGAGGCGAGCAGGCGGCGCTCCGGCCCGGTGCAGGCCGCGACCGGGGGCAGGTCGTCGGCCCAGCCGATCCCCGCGGCGTGCAGGTGCGACAGCGCCATCCGGCGCGGGTGGCGCACCGCGGCGTCGCCGCCGGGCAGCGCGACCGGGGCCAGGTGCGCCACCCGCTCGAACCGGTGGCTGTCCGACCCCAGCAGCAGGAACTCCCCGCCCCAGATCGTGTGGTCGGTGCCGTACCCCGTCCCGTCGAACGCCACCCCGAGGATCGGCTCCCCCAGGCGGCCGTGCTCGGCCAGCAGCGAGACGACGTGCGCGTGGTGGTGCTGCACGAGCAGCAGCGGTCGGTCGCCCGCGTGGTCCTCGGCCCAGGCGCGGGTGCGGTAACCGGGGTGCAGGTCGGCGGCGATCCGCTCCGGGCGGGTGCGCAGCCCGGTGAGCTGGGCGACCGCGCGCTCGAAGGCCCGCTGCGTCTCCAGCGTGCCCATGTCGCCCACGTGGCCGGAGCAGTACGCGAGGTGACCGTCGGTGAGGCAGAAGGTGTTCTTGACCTCCCCGCCGACGGCGAGCACGACGGGCGCGTCCCGGCCCAGGTCGACGGGCAGCGGCGCGTACCCGCGGGAGCGGCGGATCGGCAGCTCGTGGCCGTCCACGACGCGGACCACGGAGTCGTCGCAGGGCACGTGGACCGGCCGGTCGTGGGTGAGCACCGCGTCGGCGAGCGCGGGGAGGCGGTCGCGCTCGTCGTCGTCGGTGGAGCAGATCGGCTCGTCGGAGCGGTTCGCGCTGGTCACGACGAGGGCCCCGCCGTGTTCGAGCAGCAGGTGGTGGACCGGGGTGTAGGGCAGCAGGATCCCGAGCCACGGGCTGCCCGGCGCCACCCCGTCGGCGACGCCCGCACCGGGCCTGCGGCGCAGCAGCACCACCGGGCGGGCCGGCGAGGTCAGGACGGCGGCCTCGTCGTCGTCGATCCGGGCGAGCAGCCGGGCCGCGGCGAGGTCGCGCACCATGACGGCGAACGGCTTCCCGTCCCGCGCCTTGCGCTCCCGCAGCGCCGCGACGGCCGGCTCGGAGGTGGCGTCGCAGGCGAGGTGGTACCCCCCGATCCCCTTGACGGCGACGACCCGCCCGTCCGCCAGTGTCCGGCGGGCGGTCGCGACGGCGTCGTCGGACCGCCGGCCCGGCCCGCCCCCGTAGGAGCGGAAGGTGAGGGTGGGGCCACAGCCGGGGCAGGCGATCGGCTGGGCGTGGAAGCGGCGGTCGGCCGGGTCGTGGTACTCCGCAGCGCAGGCCGCGCACATCGCGAAGCCGGACATCGTCGTGGCCGGCCGGTCGTAGGGCAGCGCCCGGATGATGGTGAAGCGCGGGCCGCAGTTCGTGCAGGTGACGAAC
It contains:
- the hypF gene encoding carbamoyltransferase HypF → MTAVVTVLRRRFAVTGVVQGVGFRPHVHRLATGLGLAGFVGNDAAAVFVEVQGPAAEVGEFARRLVDDAPPLARVESVRATDLDPAPEQGFTIVASRAAPGSRTPIPPDVAVCDDCVAELFDPADRRFRHPFVTCTNCGPRFTIIRALPYDRPATTMSGFAMCAACAAEYHDPADRRFHAQPIACPGCGPTLTFRSYGGGPGRRSDDAVATARRTLADGRVVAVKGIGGYHLACDATSEPAVAALRERKARDGKPFAVMVRDLAAARLLARIDDDEAAVLTSPARPVVLLRRRPGAGVADGVAPGSPWLGILLPYTPVHHLLLEHGGALVVTSANRSDEPICSTDDDERDRLPALADAVLTHDRPVHVPCDDSVVRVVDGHELPIRRSRGYAPLPVDLGRDAPVVLAVGGEVKNTFCLTDGHLAYCSGHVGDMGTLETQRAFERAVAQLTGLRTRPERIAADLHPGYRTRAWAEDHAGDRPLLLVQHHHAHVVSLLAEHGRLGEPILGVAFDGTGYGTDHTIWGGEFLLLGSDSHRFERVAHLAPVALPGGDAAVRHPRRMALSHLHAAGIGWADDLPPVAACTGPERRLLASQLASGAACVPTTSMGRLFDAVASLLGVRHEVTHEGQAAMELEALAAAPESQHGHLPATRWREGGHAATGTGVAGGVLDPAPLLRGLVDGLRAGVPVPELALAFHVAVADAVAETVTRVSAGVRLVGLTGGVFQNVLLLRMTRQRLQDAGFTVLTHRLVPPNDGGLALGQAAVAVMHANEEG
- a CDS encoding D-sedoheptulose-7-phosphate isomerase, giving the protein MTGFLYPFLDAGERDRDALLRDLAASARSKALQSAALRASTLAACAADLDRAAVEMARRFAAGGRLFCFGNGGSSTDATTLAGLFARPPLHAPLPAWSLTADQAVLTALGNDVGFDLVFARQLMARGGPGDMAVALSTSGSSRDLVAAFREARTRGMFTVGFAGYDGGRFAESPDVDVCFTVDSQSVHRIQEAQALLGYQLWATVHDRMGDQ
- a CDS encoding HypC/HybG/HupF family hydrogenase formation chaperone, which translates into the protein MCLGIPGRIVAITDAANCMAKVDVSGVQRTISVRLLERDMPEPDDWVLVHVGFAMARIDEAEALLTLAAVQKLGDAYTDELDAFRGSPA
- a CDS encoding hydrogenase assembly protein HupF, yielding MTAALDQDLSDDLAAAALSLARSFAAGATLWCLAPDWEPHAQHVAVEFVHPVIVGKKALPAVALTGPGLVATTRVSVRPGDVVLAVAAAAEPAVREVMLRAPAWGVDTLWIGSGVRPPDGAAGHVLWLEDPDPRLPATGGFVLIYHLLWELTHVCFEHPGLLTTQECADEVCITCSDEGRLGEVVGPGRVRTATGVEDVETMLVGAVAPGDLLLVHAGTAISRVTA
- a CDS encoding DUF6390 family protein, coding for MSAGVELFARYALAPNALGFCGPPTGLGSTEREVRAAATRFSGAWPYLRVLARLTGTADPLDARLVEAYWLGRDTGVDGARFGTDLLEIIGPQAGHYWGHLTPDLLSGASGDHGFHVFAVYPWSRLLDTGLDHPRHVLDSCRIRWGTVLTRTADGVEVESRRLDWDGAALTLGSPAPERIEADHVLVGVEVGDTVALHWEWLCDRLTVEQATDLERTTRHHLAATTARLRSGEAR
- the hypE gene encoding hydrogenase expression/formation protein HypE, translated to MTAADYLSSGPGFAEGEVIERIEAFRRRRPRLRDEIVTLAHGAGGKSSAALVDAVFVEAFHNELGDGAVLTTPSGERLAFSTDSFVVQPLRFPGGSIGHLAVHGTVNDLACSGAVPQWLSAAFVLEEGFGVAELKEIVADMASAAAAAGVRIVTGDTKVVPRGAADGLFVTTSGVGVIPAGRRFPAVRPGDRLILSGTMGDHGMAVMLARGDLAIEADIASDTAPVHGVVEALLAAAPGTRWLRDPTRGGVGTVANELAQDTGLGVVLDEQSLPVRPVVNGACEMLGIDPLYVANEGKFLAVVAPEEADAALAAMRSHPLGADSVVIGEITAQPASTVVLRTAFGGTRIVDMLVGDPLPRIC
- the hypD gene encoding hydrogenase formation protein HypD, which produces MKFVDEFRDPAAARKLLGAIEVLAESGRHYKFMEVCGGHTHTIYRHGIEHLLPSNVELVHGPGCPVCVIPMGRVDDAMWLAEQPGVIFTCFGDMMRVPGSRGSLLDAKARGADVRFVYSPLDALTLATRNPDKQVVFFALGFETTAPSTAVTLVRARELGVTNFSVFCNHVTIVPPLKAILDSPDLRLDGFLGPGHVSTVVGNRPYRFVAETYGKPIVVAGFEPLDILASVAMLLTQLREGRCEVENQYSRVVHEDGNPAALALLGQVFSLRPHFEWRGLGFISQSALRLHDDFAEFDAEIRYAMPGVRVADPKACQCGEVLKGVLKPWECKVFGTACTPETPIGTCMVSPEGACAAYYNFGRMHREAVQLVSGG
- a CDS encoding HypC/HybG/HupF family hydrogenase formation chaperone, with translation MCLGVPGRIAEIWDEPSGARMAHVEFPGSAESGPEVRRLCLAYLPDLRIGDYTIAHAGFALTRIDEDSARVTLATMVDYGILDGAP